From one Ahaetulla prasina isolate Xishuangbanna chromosome 18, ASM2864084v1, whole genome shotgun sequence genomic stretch:
- the CAMK2N1 gene encoding calcium/calmodulin-dependent protein kinase II inhibitor 1 produces MSEVQLSPRGEAGEGAPLGFACRLQDTSSFGPGGAAKRAPKLAQIGRSKCVVIEDDQIDDVLKNISEKPPPGV; encoded by the exons ATGTCGGAGGTGCAGCTGAGCCCCCGCGGGGAGGCGGGCGAGGGGGCGCCGCTGGGCTTCGCCTGCCGCTTGCAGGACACCAGCAGCTTCGGGCCGGGGGGCGCCGCCAAGCGCGCCCCCAAACTGGCCCAGATCGGACGCAGCAAGTGCG TTGTCATTGAGGATGATCAGATTGATGATGTActgaaaaacatttcagaaaagcCACCTCCGGgtgtctaa
- the MUL1 gene encoding mitochondrial ubiquitin ligase activator of NFKB 1 isoform X2: MDSAGHPSMGEIILLATSSAVTAILYAVYRHKSKVADSLKSAKKVTLDQDLKNLLMEAPGKCVPYAVIEGVVRSVKESLNSQFVDSCKGVVQRLTLQEHKMVWNRTTHFWNNYEKIIHQRTNTVPFDLVAPGSEGPPDVAVRVLKPLSAAELSLETVYERFHPSVQSLTDAIGHYISGERPKGIKETEEMLTVGAALTGVGELVLDSSTIKLQPPKQGLRYCLSSLGFKTLLERQESSVRFWKVLTTLCGLASCALLIFVLHKQYRCQREKRRLRQMLEGIAAGGDATNTCVVCLGNGRACVFLECGHVCSCLKCYEALPRPPRCPICRQLIARVVPLYNS; this comes from the exons ATGGATTCCGCCGGTCACCCTTCGATGGGTGAAATTATCCTTCTGGCAACCAGTTCGGCCGTCACTGCAATCCTCTATGCCGTTTACAGACACAAGTCAAAAGTTGCAGACAGTCTGAAG agtgcTAAAAAGGTCACCCTGGATCAGGATTTAAAGAATCTGCTGATGGAAGCCCCAGGGAAATGCGTCCCCTATGCGGTGATAGAAG GTGTGGTGCGCTCTGTCAAGGAAAGCCTCAACAGCCAGTTTGTGGACAGTTGCAAGGGGGTGGTCCAGAGGCTGACCCTTCAGGAGCACAAGATGGTGTGGAACCGGACCACCCACTTCTG GAACAATTATGAAAAGATCATCCACCAGAGGACAAACACGGTCCCTTTCGATCTGGTAGCCCCGGGGAGCGAGGGCCCCCCCGACGTGGCCGTGAGGGTCCTGAAGCCCCTCAGTGCTGCCGAGCTGAGCCTGGAGACCGTCTACGAGAGGTTCCACCCCTCGGTGCAGTCCTTGACTGACGCCATCGGCCACTACATCAGTGGAGAGCGACCCAAGGGCATCAAGGAGACCGAAGAGATGCTGACCGTTGGGGCGGCCCTCACCGGGGTCGGCGAGCTCGTCCTGGACAGCAGCACCATCAAGCTGCAGCCCCCCAAGCAGGGCCTGCGCTACTGCCTGAGCAGCCTGGGGTTCAAGACGTTGCTTGAGCGGCAGGAGTCGAGCGTCCGGTTCTGGAAGGTCCTGACGACCCTCTGCGGGCTGGCCAGCTGCGCCCTCCTCATCTTTGTTCTGCACAAACAGTACCGGTGTCAGCGGGAGAAGCGGCGGCTGCGTCAGATGCTGGAGGGCATCGCCGCCGGAGGGGATGCCACCAACACCTGCGTGGTCTGCCTGGGCAACGGCCGGGCCTGCGTTTTCCTCGAGTGCGGGCACGTGTGCTCCTGCCTCAAGTGTTACGAGGCCCTGCCCAGGCCCCCCCGCTGCCCCATCTGCAGGCAGCTGATCGCCAGGGTGGTGCCCTTGTACAACAGCTGA